The Nocardia vinacea genome contains the following window.
AGTCGTCGTCGCTGGTGATCGCCGCCCGCAATGCCGCAGCCAGTTCGGCGCCGACGGCCGCGAGCAGGCCACGGATCGCCGACCGGATCAAGGTGATGGTGTCCATCGTGGCGACCGCGTCATAGAGCGGGGTCGAGTCCAGCACCCGTTTACGACCCACCAAACCAGCCTGGCGCGCCACCTCCAGCACGGCGTCGAAGATGCGGTTGGGCCGCTGCGAGCGGGCCAGCCGGGCCCGCATGTCAACCAGCACCGTGTGCACGAATCCCGGATAGTCGAAATCCAAGCCACCGGCGGCGTATTTCCAGCGGGCATCGAACGCGAACCGTTCCACCGCTTCCCGATCCGAGAGCCCCTCGATGCGTTGCAGCACCATCACCACCGCCACGATCATCGGCGGCACCGAACGCCGCCCGACATCGGTGAACAGGTCGGCGAACATCTCATCCGGGAACAACTGGAAGCAATCACGGTGCAGTACACCGTAAATCGAGCCCTCCGCCACACGACCCTCGCAGAAGTTCGCGGTCGACCGCAACAAATCCGCCTGCCTCGGCGACTGCCCCAACGTCACCCGATCATTCTGCTCGAGCCGGGCCGTCACCGCACGAAAAACACCAGCCACCTAGGGCGCGTCCTCAATCGGTGTGAGGGGTCTGCTTCGATCTCGGTTGCGGTGCGTAGGCATGAGTTGACTGATGAGCAGTGGCAGGTTGTGGAGTCGTTGTTGCCGCCGTCGGGCGTGAAGGAGCGTTCGCGGGTTGATGATCGGCGGGTGGTCAACGGGAACCCTTCCGCAGGTAGCCGAAGTCCTCGTAGTACTCGATGTACTGATGCCCGCCGTCCGTCATGGACCCCACGCTGCGCAGGTCCTCCGCGAGGAGCGCTCGGCTCTCCCGGTCCCCCACCAGCAGCAGGACCCGGTGCTGCTCGACGACCTGGACGAGCAGCCGAGGACCAGCGTCCGAGCGGACTTCGACAGCCGCGAGATCCTCGGTCTCGAACCTCCCCTCGCCCCGGGCCACCACGGCGGCCAGACCTTCGAACTCCTCCGCAGAACCGCTGACGTCGACCATGCCGTCGCTGAACTCCTCGACCCTCATAACCTATCGCCGGGCCGGGGTCGATGCCGAGTTCGTCGTCCAGTGTGGTCCGTAGCTGCCGGACCGCGCCGAGTGCGTCGGATTGCCGCCCGCTCAGATACAGCGCGGTGATCAGCTTCTCCCACAATGGTTCTCGCAAAGGATGCGCCCCCGAGCAGGGCGAGTTCGGCCGCGACGGCGTCCGCGCGCGATATCGGCCGAGGCCCGCGCCTCGATGACACCGACCCGTTCATCGTCGAGCGCAGCGGCGTAGGCGGCGGCGTAGGCGGCGGCGAATCCGAGCCCGCGCAGATCCGACAGCACCGGGCCACGCCACTGTTCCAGTGCGCTCGACAGCGCTTCGGCGGCCATGGTGAAGCGACCCGCCGCCAGTTCCCGCAGGCCCGCTTCCTTGCGTGCCCGGAACCGCTGCACATCACTGGCCCATCGGCGACCGTGATCCGGTGCCGACCTGGGCAAGTACACCGCGAACGTCGAGTCCGGCAGCACGCAGCGGTTTGCGCAGAATCGAGGGGATAGCGTGCAGACTCACCCGCACATCCGAGGGCGGACTCTCCTCCACACCGCCTACACCAGCGCGTCCACCGAGACCGGATGATTGGCATTAATCACCAGATACGCCAGCACCGCGCGCTGTTTCGGCCCGCCGACCGGCTGCGCGACGCCATCGATCGATAGCTGCACCGGCCCGAGCACACCGAATTGCGCCCACATTTCGGCCGTCGTCGCACTTATTACGACTGGGCCGGCCGCTGGCCCGCAAGAACATTAACGCCAACCCGGCTCGGCTACCCGCCGGACCGGGCGCGCCAGTACTCCAGGTTGCTTCGGGTGAGCAGGGTATGCGGATGGTCGGGTCCGAGGACGCGGATCTGATCGGCGAGCAGTGGCTCCAATTCGGTAATGGCGGCGCCGATATCACCCGCCTCGCCATAGCAGCCCGCGAGGCAATTGCGGGTGTGCAGGGTATCCGGATGATCCGGCCCGAGAATGCGCAACTGATCCGTCCGCAGGGCGGCGTATTCGGTAATGGCCCTGGTCGTTTCACCGCTCTCCCGCCGCCAGCGCGCCATACTGATGCGGGTGCGCAGGGTCTGGGCGTCATCAGGGCCGAGGATGCGGACCTGGTCGACGAGCAGCAGTTCGAATTCGGTGAAGGCGCGGACCAGCTCGCCCGCCATGGCGCGGGAACGCGCGAGATGCAGTCGGGTGCGCAGGGTTTGCGGGTCGACGGGACCGAGGATGCGCTCCTGATCGGCGATCAGCTGTTCGAATTCGATGACAGCGCGGCGCAGACTGCCGCGTTCACTGCGCCAGTAGGCCAGGCTGTTTCGCGCGCGCAACGTCCACGGGTGGTCGGTGCCGAGGATGCGGGCGTGATCGATGACGAGCCGTTCGAAATCCGCGACCGTCCGCTCGAGCTGGCCCATATGACCGCGCCAATCCGCGATGTCGTAGCGGGTGGTGACGGTATCGAGATCATCCGCGCCGAGTACCCGCGTCTGATCGCGGGCCAGCGCTTCCAATTCGGTGACGGCGGTGGCGAATTCGCCGCTGCGACCACGGCAGTTCGCGAGATGGTTGCGAACCAGCAGCGTGACCCGATGATCCGGACCCATGGCGGCGGTGAAGCTCGGCAGCCAGGCCACCCACAGATCCCGATTGTCCACCACGCGTGTGGTTTCCAGCGATTCCAGGTAGCCGAAGGCGGCCGCCGCGGCGCCATAGGCCAGGTAGTGGCGCACCGCCGCACCACGGGCATAGTCGGCAACGCGTTCGGTGGTGCCCGCCTCGATGGCCGAGATCACCGCCCGGTGCGCATCCTCACTGTGCACGCCTAGACGGTCGCATTCATCGGCCAGTCCGGGGAGCAGCGCGGCATGGGCGATACCGAGCGATTCGTCGGCCGTACCGGGGCGACTGCGCGTGACCAGCACACCCAAACCCACTGTGAGATCGCGGATGCCGGCAATGCTCACCTCGGCCCCGAGTTCACGCATCGCCGCATCCAGCAGTTCCAGCGGCAGCACCGGACCGACACCTGCCGCGACCAGCACACCGAGGACCGCGCCGATCCCCCAGGTATAGGCGACATTCGGTGCGATATCCGGTCCATCTCCCGCTGCGGCGCGGATGGCCGCGCCGACCCGCAACGCCACCAGACCGTCGACACCGACATCCTCGGCAACCACCCGATCGGTGACCTCGTCGGCGACCTCGGCCAGCAATCCGGCCAACAGCCAGCCCGCTGCAGCAGCAGGGGAATCGGCACGCGCCATTGGTGTTTCGGCCAACCGCGCATCGATCCAGCCGACCCATTCCTGCTCGTCGACGGCGGCACGCTCATACCCCGCAGATTCCACAATCGCGGCGATATCCTCGGCCACCGGCTCGGCGACGACGATCCGATGCATATGCCGCAGTTCCGAATCGTTCTCGAAGCCGAGCCCCTCCCGGATGCCCACGATCACCCGGACGTGCGCGAGCTCCGGTCGCCGGGTCAACTCGGCGACCGCGGCCACCAGCAGTCGCTGGGTGCCCTGTTCCGGTTCGTTCAATCCGTCCACGACAATGGTGACCCGTCGACCCCATCCGCCCAGGTCCGCCAGCGGTTGTCGCACCTCGACATCGAAAACATCGGGTGCGGTGACACTGTGCCGGGCCAGGCTCCGCGCCGCCGCGACCGCAGCACGGAAGCCGGGCAGTCGAGTGCTCAACTGCGCGGACAACTCGGCGGCGACCGCCTCGATGGAACTGCTGACGGTCAAAAATACTGCGGCCGTGATGTATTCGGGTGCGACGGGCAGGGTGTCGACCAGGCTCGGCCGGATGAGCATTGCCAGTAGTGTCGATTTGCCCACGCCGGGCGGTCCGATCACCCCGCGCAACCGGTAGCTGCCCGATCCGACGATATCGTCGAGCGTCTCGCGCACGGCCGGGGTCAGTAGCAGTCTGCGGGTGAGTTGATCGACGAAACCAGCTGCCGGACGGCCGGTTACGGCGTCGCGGTGACGGGCGATATTCGGCACCAGCCACAGGCCGGGATCACCGCCATCGGCCGCGGATACCGTGCCCGAGGTGAACGACAGATGTTCCGGCTGCTGCCGGGTGCACGCAGCGGCGATCGGATCGACCAGATCCGACGGCAGCAGATTCTCCCCGCGCGCGGGCAGTCCGACCGCGAAGGTGGACAGCAGCGTTCGGGTGAAGCAGCCCGCGTAAGCGGGACCGTCACCGGCGGCGACAAGTAACTCCATCCGGCCCGCCGCCCTCGACAGCAAGTCGGTCCAGCGGCGGGCCGCACCGAGCACGCCCTGTTCGGTCTCACACGCGTCGACGAGGACCACCAACCCGTCCAGCGCCGATCGGTTCAACCGCTCCCGAATCTCCTGTGTCAGATGGAAGGCCGTATGCGAGTTCGGCACCGCGGGCGAATCGTGGCCGAGCAGAAAGAAGTCCTCCGCGCTGGTCGCGGTGCCGTGTCCGACGAATCCGATCAGCAGCGTCGCCTGCTCTCGCGCCGCCGCGTCGAAAGCCTCATCCACCGCCGTAACCAGCTGTGCAACTGTCGGATTCAGCACCGGGCCCGGCACCTCCGTCGCCGCCCGCCAGCCGCCGGATCCGGTCAATGTCCCATACAGACCCGTCGCCAACTCATCGGTGAACCCCAGTTCCCCCAGTGCCTCGCACTCGGACCCGACTACCAGGGCGAGCCTTCCTCCCATTTCAGCACCACCGTTCCCACCGTCGACTCCCCGACGACCCTCGACACCCCGACACGGGGCCGTAGCGACTGCTTGCAGGTCGCTCGAAAAGGTCGGCCCTGCGTGGTAGGAAGGTACCCGAAGGCACATCGGGGCAAATGACAACGGGGGCGGCTGATGGCGGCGATAGTGCTGGCGCACGGGATCGCACAGGAGCAGTACGGTGCGGATCTACTGGAAGCGCAATGGCTTCCGGCGCTGGCGGCTGGTGTCCGTACGGCCGGCTACGGCGAACTCGCGGATCAGCTGTGGCGCGGCCAACGCCCGGGCATGCTCGAGGTTCGAATGGCGTTCTACGGCAATGCCTTTCTCGATCCCGGCGCTCAAGGCGGCGGCGGACCGGTCGGTACCGAGGATGCCGAACTCACCGAGCAGATCGCCGAGGCGTGGTTGGCGACGGCGGCCGAGCAGGCGGCCGATCAACGCGATCGGCTGGAAGCGCAACGCTACCTGGACAATTCCGCGCTCGGCACCGAGGGCGCACAGGGTTTCGGCCGCAAGGCCAGACCTGCGGCGAATGCGCTGACCAAGCTGAAGTGGTTCGCGCCCTTCGGTTTCGGGATGGCGGGCAAATTCGTCAACCGGTCACTGGCCCAGGTCAGCAGATATCTGGCCGAAGATGCGGTGCGTGCCTACGCGCAGCAACAGGTGCTCGACCTGATCGGTCCGGAGACCCGGCTCGTCATCGGACATTCGCTCGGCTCGGTGGTCGCCTATGAGGCACTGCATCGGACCGATCAGCCCGCGGCGCTGGTCACCCTGGGTTCGCCGCTGGCGTTGCAGTCCATCATCTACCCGCTGCTGCGCCCGCAGCCGCCCACGGTGCCCGCCGCGCTCACCCGCTGGGAGAATTTGGCCGATCGTGACGATATCGTCGCGGCGCATCTGGATCTGGCGCCCTATTTCCCGCCTGCACCGGGACGCGATGTGGTGCCGACGACCCATCCCGAACTCGACAATGGCTCCAGTCCGCACGATGCCACGCACTATCTCACCAAGAAGTCGGTCGGGCGCATCATCGCCGAGTCCCTCTCGTAACCGGAGCTATTCCGAATCGCGCGTACGCTGACAGCTCTGGCACCGAGTGCGAGGAGTTCACCGCGATGACCGACCCCGTGCAAGGTTTGACGGGTACGCTCACCTCGCCGATCCGGGGCCCCGGAATGCTCGGCGAAGTATTGGTTGCGATTCGTGGGGGCACGGAGATATATATCGCGCGGGCGGCCGAGCCGATCTCGGCCGGCGAAACCGTCCTGATCATCGCGGTACAGCCGGGCCGCATCGTCGATGTGGTGCCGTGGATTCCGCTCGAACCCGTCCCGGTCGACGATATCTGACACCGCGACCGAAGTTATGAACTGCTAGGGAGGCACAGTGCTGGGTTATCACGTTCCGGATCCTGACGAGGCGATGCTGGTCAGCGGCGGTACGAGCAAGGACAACGCGCCCTTCGGCGTCGTCATCGGACGAGGCAAGTGGGTGATGCCGTTCTTCCGCAAGGTGAGCTATCTGTCGCTGGCCATGTTCGAGGCCGAGATCAAGGAACGCTGCGTCACCAAGCAGGCCATCCAGCTCGAGGTGCGGGCAGTGATCGCGTTCAAGGTCGCCAACGACACCCAGTCGATCGTCAATGCGGCCCAACGCTTTCTGTCCGAACAGGAGCGGGAGATGTCGGTGCTGACCGGACGCATCTTCTCCGGACACCTGCGCTCGATCGTCGGCTCGATGACGGTCGAGGAGATCATCCGCGAACGCCAGCGGCTGGCCGACGAGGTACTGGTGGCCTCCAAGGTGGAGATGGGCAATATCGGCCTGTGGGTGGATTCGTTCCAAATCCAATCCATCGATGACGGCAATCTGGGGTACATCACCGCACTGGCCGCACCGCACAACGCGGCCGTGCAGCGCGATGCGCAGATCGCGCAATCACAGGCCGCGCAGCGTGCCGCCGAGGCTGAACAGGAATCGCTGCGCCGCCGAGCCGAATATCAGCGTGAGACCGCTATTCTCCAGGCGCAGTATCAGCAGGATATCGATAAGGCCAATGCCGAAGCGGCACAGGCCGGTCCGCTGGCCGAGGCCAAGGCGATGCAGGAGGTGCTCACCGCGCAGGCCGAACAGGCACGCAAAGAGGCCGAGTTGCGTGAGCAGCAGTTGCAGGCCGAAGTCGTGAAACCCGCTCGGGCCGAAGCGGAACGGGTACGCATCCTCGCCGAGGCCGAGGCCGATCGGACCCGGATCCAGGCCGACGCGGCGGCCTCGAACAACCGGATCGCCTTGGACCAGTTGCTGATCGAGCAGCTGCCGGAAATCGTCAAGCAGGCCTCCAACGGCCTGGCGAACGCCAACCTGACGGTGCTCAACGGACCCGATGGAGTCGGCGAATTGGTCAACGGAATGGTCGGTCAGGGCCTCACTGTATTCAACTCGTTACAAAAGGCGCTTTCATCCAACGACGGGGATAATGCGAGCTAAGGTGGCCGAGTAGCGACGGCGCGAGGAGCGGGTGTTGGTGTCCATCGGGAAATTGGTGTCGTTCGACAGTTCGCGGGGATTCGGGTTCATTCGGCCCGACGATGGTGGCCCGGATGTGTTCGTTCATGTGAACGACATCGGACTGGACGAGGATGAACTGCGCCAGGGGCGGGTGTTCGAATTCGATGTGACCGAGGGTGATCGTGGTCCGAAGGCGGTCAACCTCACCGTGGTCGGCGGTCAACCACTACCACCCGCTCCTCGGCACAAAAAAGACAGATCCGGCTCCGGCCAACTGACCGCCACCGAACACAAACGCCTGATCACCGAGCTACTACTGGACGCAAGCCCCGCCCTCACCGCCGGTGAGATCCTCACCATCCGCGACCGCCTCACCGCCTTCGCCGATCAGCACGGCTGGCTGGAATAGCGCGCAAGCTCCCCCGCCTCCCCGGGCCTTCAGGCGCCAGACTCAGGTGCCACAAAAATTGCGTTGGCGCCTGACGGCAAGATGTAAGTCGAGTTGGCCCGTCCCCGGTGAGTTACCCATGCTCGCATCTGATCTGTTGTCGCGTGGTCGGCCACCTTCTCGGCACTTCGGGCGGTCCAGGCGAGGTTCACGACCTTGTCGGACCGGCGTTCTACGATCAAGCCACAGCCCCCGGCCGCACCGATGAATCTGCGTCGACTGCGACGTCGATATGGGTGAGAGAACGGACCCCCGAGGAGGATGGTGTGGACTTACCCGTGATGCCGCCCGTCAGGCCGATGCTGGCGAAAACGGCGCCCTCGGTGCCGCACGAGCCGGGCCTGAGTTACGAACCGAAATGGGACGGCTTTCGCTGCGTGGTGTTCCGCGACGGCGACGAAGTGGAACTCGGTTCCCGCAACGACCGCCCCCTCACCCGCTATTTTCCCGAGGTCGCCGAACTACTGCAGGCGGCGCTGCCGAATAAATGCGTGGTGGACGGTGAAATCGTGGTGGTCACCGATGAGGGACTCGATTTCGACACCCTGCAGAACCGGTTACATCCGGCGGCCTCGCGGGTCAACAAGTTGGCCAAGGAAACGCCGGCCAGCTTCGTCGCCTTCGATCTGCTCGCTCTCGGCGACAAGGATCTGACCGGTGAGCCGTTCGCCGAACGCCGACGGCTGCTGGAGACCATTCTCGATACCGAACTCGCCCGGGTGCATCTGACCCCGATCACCCAGGATCCCGCCGTCGCCGAGGACTGGTTCACCCGCTTCGAGGGTGCGGGTTTCGACGGTGTCATGGTCAAGTCCAACGAGCTGGCGTATCTGCAGGACAAGCGGGTGATGCTCAAGGTCAAACACGAGCGCACCGCGGACTGCGTGGTGGCCGGTTTCCGCTGGCACAAGGACGGCGAGGGCGTCGGTTCGCTGCTGCTCGGACTCTTCGACGACGAGGGCAATATGCATCATGTCGGAGTCGCGAGCAGTTTCACCGCGGCCAAACGCAAGTCGCTGGTGGATGAGCTGAAACCGTTGCGGGAGAACGCATTGGCGAATCATCCGTGGCGGGAATGGGCCGATGCCGCGGCGCAGGCGAAGGCCGATGGCAAGATGCCGGGCGGGGTGAGCCGGTGGACCGGCGGCAAGGATCTGTCCTGGGAGGCGCTGCGTCCGGAGTTGGTCGCCGAGGTCCGCTACGAACATGTGCAGTCGGGCCGATTGCGGCACGGCGGCAGGCTGGTGCGCTTCCGGTCCGATCGCACACCGGAATCGTGTACCTACGCCCAGCTCGACGAGGTCGCACCGGCCGAATTGAGCGCCATCTTCACCGAAGCCCGGGGGCAATGATGACCGGGTCGGTCGATATCGAGGTGGACGGCAGAACCGTCGCCATCAGCAATCCGAACAAGGTCTACTTCACCAAACGCGGTGAGACGAAACTCGATCTGGTGCGGTACTACCAGGCCGTGGCCGAACCATTCCTGCAGGTGGTGCGCGATCGGCCGCTGCTGCTGGAGCGGTATCCCGATGGGGCGTCCGGTAAGTCATGGTTCCAGAAGCGGGTGCCGAAATCCGCACCGGATTGGCTGCACACCGTCGAGGTCGCCACGCCCAACGGCACCACCAGCGACGCCCTGGTTGCCCACGATCTCGCGCACATTCTGTGGGCGGTGAACCAGGGCTGCCTCGGCTTCCACGTCTGGCCC
Protein-coding sequences here:
- a CDS encoding SPFH domain-containing protein, which gives rise to MLGYHVPDPDEAMLVSGGTSKDNAPFGVVIGRGKWVMPFFRKVSYLSLAMFEAEIKERCVTKQAIQLEVRAVIAFKVANDTQSIVNAAQRFLSEQEREMSVLTGRIFSGHLRSIVGSMTVEEIIRERQRLADEVLVASKVEMGNIGLWVDSFQIQSIDDGNLGYITALAAPHNAAVQRDAQIAQSQAAQRAAEAEQESLRRRAEYQRETAILQAQYQQDIDKANAEAAQAGPLAEAKAMQEVLTAQAEQARKEAELREQQLQAEVVKPARAEAERVRILAEAEADRTRIQADAAASNNRIALDQLLIEQLPEIVKQASNGLANANLTVLNGPDGVGELVNGMVGQGLTVFNSLQKALSSNDGDNAS
- a CDS encoding ATP-dependent DNA ligase, which produces MDLPVMPPVRPMLAKTAPSVPHEPGLSYEPKWDGFRCVVFRDGDEVELGSRNDRPLTRYFPEVAELLQAALPNKCVVDGEIVVVTDEGLDFDTLQNRLHPAASRVNKLAKETPASFVAFDLLALGDKDLTGEPFAERRRLLETILDTELARVHLTPITQDPAVAEDWFTRFEGAGFDGVMVKSNELAYLQDKRVMLKVKHERTADCVVAGFRWHKDGEGVGSLLLGLFDDEGNMHHVGVASSFTAAKRKSLVDELKPLRENALANHPWREWADAAAQAKADGKMPGGVSRWTGGKDLSWEALRPELVAEVRYEHVQSGRLRHGGRLVRFRSDRTPESCTYAQLDEVAPAELSAIFTEARGQ
- a CDS encoding tetratricopeptide repeat protein, whose product is MGGRLALVVGSECEALGELGFTDELATGLYGTLTGSGGWRAATEVPGPVLNPTVAQLVTAVDEAFDAAAREQATLLIGFVGHGTATSAEDFFLLGHDSPAVPNSHTAFHLTQEIRERLNRSALDGLVVLVDACETEQGVLGAARRWTDLLSRAAGRMELLVAAGDGPAYAGCFTRTLLSTFAVGLPARGENLLPSDLVDPIAAACTRQQPEHLSFTSGTVSAADGGDPGLWLVPNIARHRDAVTGRPAAGFVDQLTRRLLLTPAVRETLDDIVGSGSYRLRGVIGPPGVGKSTLLAMLIRPSLVDTLPVAPEYITAAVFLTVSSSIEAVAAELSAQLSTRLPGFRAAVAAARSLARHSVTAPDVFDVEVRQPLADLGGWGRRVTIVVDGLNEPEQGTQRLLVAAVAELTRRPELAHVRVIVGIREGLGFENDSELRHMHRIVVAEPVAEDIAAIVESAGYERAAVDEQEWVGWIDARLAETPMARADSPAAAAGWLLAGLLAEVADEVTDRVVAEDVGVDGLVALRVGAAIRAAAGDGPDIAPNVAYTWGIGAVLGVLVAAGVGPVLPLELLDAAMRELGAEVSIAGIRDLTVGLGVLVTRSRPGTADESLGIAHAALLPGLADECDRLGVHSEDAHRAVISAIEAGTTERVADYARGAAVRHYLAYGAAAAAFGYLESLETTRVVDNRDLWVAWLPSFTAAMGPDHRVTLLVRNHLANCRGRSGEFATAVTELEALARDQTRVLGADDLDTVTTRYDIADWRGHMGQLERTVADFERLVIDHARILGTDHPWTLRARNSLAYWRSERGSLRRAVIEFEQLIADQERILGPVDPQTLRTRLHLARSRAMAGELVRAFTEFELLLVDQVRILGPDDAQTLRTRISMARWRRESGETTRAITEYAALRTDQLRILGPDHPDTLHTRNCLAGCYGEAGDIGAAITELEPLLADQIRVLGPDHPHTLLTRSNLEYWRARSGG
- a CDS encoding cold shock domain-containing protein, yielding MLVSIGKLVSFDSSRGFGFIRPDDGGPDVFVHVNDIGLDEDELRQGRVFEFDVTEGDRGPKAVNLTVVGGQPLPPAPRHKKDRSGSGQLTATEHKRLITELLLDASPALTAGEILTIRDRLTAFADQHGWLE